The following nucleotide sequence is from Corylus avellana chromosome ca7, CavTom2PMs-1.0.
gagatAATACAAGAACTTTAAAGAGTGGAAATTAAGTAATAAGGAACAAGAAGGCTCCAGCAATTGTATGACCTTGATCTTTACACAATCTAACATAACAAAAACTGGAGTCAGTGGGAGGAAAGGAGAGCAGAGAGGGAATCTTATTCTTAATCAAGTCTTGAAACGAAATCCAGACCTCCTTTTAGTTCTCTCCTTCATCCCATGGGAGTTGGAATCAAGAAGATTTTCAAGGGATTTTCCCTTTCTGTTCCTACCCCTTCCGGCTTCTTTCAAAAGCTTTGCTAgccttttcttttcatcttcaaCCTCTGGATTTGCTGTTCCAAGCTTTTCTTCTCTCACCTTAAGAATGTACTCCAATATCTCAATTGCATCTTCTGCCCTGTAATAAATACCCAAATTTTGTAACACAGCAGCTTCAAATCAGAGGGCACTCAACTTTTAACTGAACTAGGAACAAAATTTGGATTTTATACAAACACAATTCAAAACAGATATAAACCTGTCTATATGGTAAGAGAGAGGAACCCcttaaaaagagaaacaaaaaaaacttaagatgCAGCAAATGAAAGGTTTGATATAAGCTTGAAATGATTATGAAAGAATGCCCACCTCCCCATGGCATCATAAGTTGCTGCAAGATTGCTATAAACTCCAATTGTATCCATGTGAAATGAGCCGCACTCCCGCTCCAGTATCTCCCTCGCTTCTTCAAACAATCTGGTGGCCTCATCTAACTTGTAAAGCTGCACACAAGACAATCCCATCTGATTCAACACTATTCCAAAGAAGGCTGATTTCTTCTCCCCACTGGAATGAAGCTTTGCTCTAGCACTCTCAAAAGAGTTCCGAGCTTCCCCATATCTCCCAATCATGTAGAACATCACACCCATCTGTGCTTCAAGTCCTGCAACTGTGCTATGCTGACCAGGTGTATCCTCCAATAACTGTACTGCCTTCTGCAAGAGCCTCAATGCCTCCTCAGGCTCATTTATAGCTTCATAGATGGTTGAGATCTCGGTTAACCCACAGGCAATTTCCTCATGTGTGGCTCCAGGCACAGGTTTTGCAAATATCCTCAAGGCATTCTCACAGTATGATTTGGACTCTCTTGACTTGCCTGTCTTGTAGTAGAGATCAGCAAGGCGAATATAGACCGATGCTACAGAAGGGTGATTGTCACCTCTGGTGGATTTGAAGACAGTAAGCGCCTTCTGGTAGGAAAAAATAGCTTCCTCAAAACGGCAGAGAGACAAGTAAACGTTACCGATGCTAACATCAATGGCTGCGACCTCATTATCTTGCCCGTTGGCAATCATTGACATGCTAGCCAGGACAAGGTGCTCGAGTGCAGATTCATAATCTTCTTTTGCCTCATAGATGAGAGCCATAAGACGCCGATCGGCTGCTTCTTCAAGGGATGCAGGTGCAGTATGCTCCCTATGAATTTCAAGAGTCTTCTTACAGAAGCTTTCTGCCTCGTCGAATTGCATTGCTTGAACATGGGCCTCAGCTAAGTACCTGGCTTTTCCAAGTCAATTGAAAGGCAATAGTTATGCTAGAGGGTCTTCAGCATCTTGTCTCAATTATTCTTGTTTTATGACAAACAATATAAATCAAAGGTAACCACATGCTCCAAATGTACATTACACTGatgcataaagaaaaacaattactAGAAATCAGTTAATAGATATGTCGTTGAAAAGAGTGACAACaatgttatatattttagtttgaATTAGACAGAGTAGTGGATTTGCGGAAGACTTTAACAATTAATCTCTatacaaattaaagaaattgcTGTCTGTAATTATGTTCTTTTAAGTTCTCAAGCACTCCATTCTTAATCTACTCTTCGTGTTTCTCAATTACATTCTTAATCCAGATGATGATAATAGAATGCTTCAAGATTGCTTTCCTCAAAACAAGATTTGCCCATACAAATTCTGTTCACTTGATGCGCACCGGGTTATTGCCAAAATTTGTTTCCGGTATACAAATTCTGGTACTTCATCATATAAAAAAAGCCAAACTTAAATTTTTCGCCTTAGGCCTCAAAATCCAGCTTAGTTAGTGATAAGTGCAAAATGCGTCATGAAAACACCACAATACATAGATATAGTCATGCACGCATGATGCAATCCGTACTGATGCATATATATAAGCATTGCTTAATAGTAATAGAAAATAgctaaatataaattaatattaataaatatttttccaaacaCGGGCGGCTCACGGCAACTCCTGTGTAccgttttttcttttaattgttttaattagAGGGATTTAATAGTCTTTTCACACCTATTTCTATTAGGAAAAACTTAACAGAAATCTCGAATTAGAATGTGTATAAACTCAAgtcttaaatttattaaaataaaaactcagatattaaaacaaaatgacGAAAAGCATGTTCAGCCCAAATCCCAATGCAATGTCCAACTCCAACTAATTAGGCAGGAATAAAGTAGACGGTAGACCCCACTTGCCCAGTAGTTAGTGCcctatcttctttctttttcaaaaagcGCACGGTAGCATCCCAAAGCATAACAAGCTAAATTGAGCCGCTAGATAGAggagcaaaataaaataaatagtgcacagaaatttttatgaacttttttctAAGCAGTTCAACGGAACTTACCTGCAAGTCTCTGCAACTCTCGGATCTGACCCACCCAGAGCCTCTATCTGGATCTTCAAGGCCGACCCGTAACACGAAATGGACTTGTCCAGCCTCCCCAGGACCGAATACGTATCCCCGAGTTGCATGTACCCGGAAAACTTCGCAAGTGCGTGATCGGAGCCGTTATCAGGATCCGGAACCTCAATGGACCGCTCCAGAACCGGAATTGCCTCCTCGAACCGCTGCAAGCTACAGTAAATCGCAGCCACCACTTGGAGGCTCACAACAAGCTCCAGACCCGGACCCGAGCACTTCTCTAACGACTTGGAGGCCCGGAGCGCATAGTCCAACGCCTTATTCGGGTTCTCACCCGAAGCCATCGTGTCCCGGGCGACCTTCAACAGAAACGGCCCCAAATCCGGGTTCTCCAGAGAGGACTCGTTAGTGGGTACCTTTTCCGGGGCATTCTTTCCGGACAGGGCTCGTGAATTGGAGGGAGATGGGATTTTGTTGGCCTGGCCACCATTGGAGTACTCGTTTCTCCGAGTCGGGTCTTCGGGTATGAACACGGGTAATGGCGGTGTCTGAGGTGGGTTTCGCACGGAAACAAACCCCGGCATCGCTGCAAACTCAAATTCAATACCCACAAGCCAATTTCTACGGTTAGCGTTAcaaatttgaaaaggaaaagctAAAGGGTCATGAATACGATCACCCAAAAAATGAGTGTAGGAAAAATGCGGGTGAAGTGGGAAAAATCAAATGGGTGAAGAAGGAAGTGTGAGTGAGTGGGTTGTtagtaaatgaataaattaatggTGGTGGAGTGTTGCTTGGAAGAGACTCCTAATGATGAAGGAATTTGGGTACTTTAGTTTGATGACGAGCTTTAGAATGAAAAAGGGGAGGAACAGAGATACGAAATCCATGTCTCTTTAATCATGGGCATTCATGGGGCAGACTGTGTGTTGCTGCAGTTGGACTTTTGCAGTGGGAGGAGGGAGCCTCATCTTCactcttccttctcttttcaatctttttctttcttttcttctcttttcgcGAACGCTCCTCTCCTTCCTCGACTCTGCCTGGTTGTTCCGCTAAATATTGACCCACAGTATGTGTTTAAAATTTCGGTTGTGCCATTTCCGGGTTTTTTAGGAATTTCGTCGATTACTTaatggtattattattattattattttttttttttgcaagaaaaaaataatatatatgctctcacaaatattatctctttgtattttgtaatgtcactcaaattaaaaattatatcaatatttttaaactattaaaaatttgtaatatatctcttttatttcataaaaagataaaaatattctttattttattttattttttaaatttagccCTGACTCATTATGAGCGGTTAGTTTGCTTGCAGTGGAAGTGTTGTCATGTTTGTGAGAGACCTAGAGGGAGCATTCCCATTTGCCAAGCCTTTACGCCAACAGGCAACAGCAAAAAACTCGTCATGGATGGGGAGGCAAAAAAACTCAGGAATCAGCATCACAGAAAGGAGGCAGAATTTTCATTTATCAAACTCTCTTTAATGGGAAAATTCCATTTCCCCAAAGTTTATCAACTCtactctattttatttatagccgacaaattttgacacgacctacGAATTCGAtacgaactcaatacaaaattaaaatattaggaTTGATGAatatgacccgtttaattaaataagttggaGCATTGTCggcttatataatcttatatatacTTATGCTTCGACATGATCCAAACCCGAtacgaactcaatacaaaattataggATTAAGGTTGAGGGGTCGGGTTACTTACTTTTATCCTAAGATTCTATTTTCATTTATAGTTGCATCTTGAACCTTCCATTTCAAAGGGAAAGGAAAGCAACATCaccataaaacaaaacattcatatgttgaatttatttttgtttttttaaaaggaagAATTTATGTTTGTTGATTGACAACTTAACCTCAAATCAAGCATGAGAAAACTCTTTCTTATTGTAGTTGGCTTTAAGAATTTTCCCGTTGGAACTATGCAAACCCCTTACATGCATTAATTCCTgttaaattcataattcataCGGTAAACTAAAATCCATTACCCTGGACTATTTCTTAGTCCCACAAAACTCTATTAAGATCTTCAAATGAGAAAGTTATGACACTTCCAATCCACcattttactttactttttgttttattattattattattatgttgttgttgttgtggttGAATAGATGAAACCATGCGCCAAACACAATGATGGAAAAAATGCAAGGTCAAGTAAAATATTATCAAGAGATATTTGGCCAAGATGCATTCTGCAGCTTTatcattgaacttaaatagaaaagagttaCACTTTTATTTGATCACATCAAGCTAACAAGATAAGCTTTGATGTGATAAGAAGatttaaacaaagaataaaagataaagagataatataaaagattacaaacaattaaaagagaagtgatacaaataaataactcttacaagagataagtaagagtcctaaagtaatacaaataaataactcttacaaGAGATAAGTAAGAGTCCTAGCGCACTTCTCCTGAGTAGTAGCAGACTCCTTAACAGGCCCCCTCAAACTCATGGGAGGAGGAAGAATCATGAGTTTGTCACACAATTCCAGAAACCGAGAAGAAGTTAATCCCTTAGTAAAGATGTCAGTACATTGATCAATAGTGGAGATAAACTGAATCACAATATCCTTGTGCATAACCTTTTCTCTAATAAAGTGATAGTCTATAGCTATATGCTTTGTCCGAGCATGATAGATAGGATTAAATGCCAATGCAATGGCTCCAAGATTGTCACACCAGAGCTTTGGTGGAGAGAAAAGGGAGATCCTCAACTCCTTTAGAAGCATGCGTAACCAATATAGCTCAGCAGTGGCAATGGTCATAGATCTATACTCCGCCTCTGTGCTTGAACGAGATACAGTTGGTTGCTTTTTGGATTGCCAAGAGATTAAGCAATTGCCAAGAAAGACACCATAACCACTTGTGGATCTTCGGTCAATTGGATCACCAGCCCAATCAGAGTCACAAAATGCTTCTAGATGAAGAGGTCCCTTAGTGAAAGACAAGCCATAATCTGGAGTTCCCTTGAGATACCTTAATACTCTCTTAGCTGCAGTAAAATGAGTTGTAGTAGGACAGTGTAAAAACTGACAAAGATGATTCACTGAGAAGGATATATCTGGTCTTGTGAGAGTGCAATATTGAAGTGCACCAACAATATGCCTATACAGAGACTAATATTCCAATGGTTCACCATCAAATTTAGTCAATATTTTGCCCGAAGTGCATGGAGCAGAATAAGGTTTAGCTCCTATCATGTGAACTCGATGTAGAAGATCATAATATATTTGGATTGATTAAGATACAAACCAGCAGAAGTACGATGTACATGTATGCCCAAGAAATATGACAAATTACCCAAATCCTTCAACTTGAATTCAATTTGCAGTTTTGAGATGAGATCATTAATGTTGGATAGATTATTTCCAGTTATAatgatatcatctacatatataaACACAA
It contains:
- the LOC132186193 gene encoding protein KINESIN LIGHT CHAIN-RELATED 1-like codes for the protein MPGFVSVRNPPQTPPLPVFIPEDPTRRNEYSNGGQANKIPSPSNSRALSGKNAPEKVPTNESSLENPDLGPFLLKVARDTMASGENPNKALDYALRASKSLEKCSGPGLELVVSLQVVAAIYCSLQRFEEAIPVLERSIEVPDPDNGSDHALAKFSGYMQLGDTYSVLGRLDKSISCYGSALKIQIEALGGSDPRVAETCRYLAEAHVQAMQFDEAESFCKKTLEIHREHTAPASLEEAADRRLMALIYEAKEDYESALEHLVLASMSMIANGQDNEVAAIDVSIGNVYLSLCRFEEAIFSYQKALTVFKSTRGDNHPSVASVYIRLADLYYKTGKSRESKSYCENALRIFAKPVPGATHEEIACGLTEISTIYEAINEPEEALRLLQKAVQLLEDTPGQHSTVAGLEAQMGVMFYMIGRYGEARNSFESARAKLHSSGEKKSAFFGIVLNQMGLSCVQLYKLDEATRLFEEAREILERECGSFHMDTIGVYSNLAATYDAMGRAEDAIEILEYILKVREEKLGTANPEVEDEKKRLAKLLKEAGRGRNRKGKSLENLLDSNSHGMKERTKRRSGFRFKT